A section of the Mesobacillus jeotgali genome encodes:
- the aspS gene encoding aspartate--tRNA ligase, which produces MFGRSYFCGEVTEKAIGEKVTLKGWVQKRRDLGGLIFIDLRDRTGLVQIVFNPDVSQEALSIADKVRTEYVLDVKGKVIARAEGSVNENLKTGKIEIQVEELTIINEAKTTPFVIADKTDVSEDVRLKYRYLDLRRPVMFETFRMRHQVTKAIRDYLDGEGFLDVETPILTKSTPEGARDYLVPSRVHPGEFYALPQSPQIFKQLMMVGGFERYYQIARCFRDEDLRADRQPEFTQIDIETSFMSQEDIMNLTEGMMEKVMKDVKGMDVTVPFPRMSYEEAMSRFGSDKPDTRFGMELVDLSETVKDSGFKVFASAVANGGQVKAINVKGAAANYSRKDIDGLTEFVAVYGAKGLAWLKSEEDGLKGPISKFFGEEEQSALIAQLDVTAGDLLLFVADKKNVVADALGALRVKLGKELELIDQSKFNFLWVTDWPLLEFDEEANRYFAAHHPFTMPVREEVPMLESDPANVKAQAYDLVLNGYELGGGSLRIFERDVQEKMFSVLGFTKEQAYEQFGFLLEAFEYGTPPHGGIALGLDRMVMLLAGRTNLRDTIAFPKTASASDLLTDAPGEVSEAQLDELHLSLNVKKDQ; this is translated from the coding sequence ATGTTTGGGAGATCATATTTTTGCGGCGAAGTAACTGAAAAGGCAATTGGTGAAAAGGTAACGCTGAAAGGCTGGGTTCAAAAGCGCCGGGACCTTGGCGGGCTTATTTTCATCGACCTCCGAGACAGGACTGGGCTAGTACAGATTGTATTTAATCCTGATGTTTCACAAGAGGCGCTCTCCATAGCGGATAAGGTACGGACAGAATACGTTCTTGACGTAAAGGGGAAGGTCATTGCCCGTGCAGAAGGCAGTGTGAATGAAAATCTCAAAACTGGAAAGATTGAAATCCAGGTTGAAGAATTGACAATCATCAATGAAGCGAAAACCACTCCGTTTGTAATTGCAGACAAAACCGATGTTTCAGAAGATGTGCGATTGAAATACCGATATTTGGACCTTCGCCGCCCGGTCATGTTCGAGACCTTCAGGATGAGGCACCAGGTTACGAAAGCGATCCGTGATTACCTGGATGGGGAAGGCTTCCTCGATGTTGAAACACCAATTTTAACAAAGAGCACGCCTGAAGGAGCGAGGGACTATCTCGTACCAAGCCGTGTACATCCCGGAGAATTCTACGCACTTCCACAATCACCGCAGATTTTCAAGCAGCTGATGATGGTTGGCGGCTTCGAGCGTTATTACCAGATTGCCCGCTGTTTCCGTGATGAAGACCTTCGTGCTGACCGCCAGCCGGAATTCACACAAATAGACATTGAAACCAGCTTCATGAGCCAGGAAGATATCATGAACCTTACTGAAGGAATGATGGAAAAGGTCATGAAGGATGTGAAAGGAATGGATGTTACAGTTCCATTCCCACGGATGAGTTACGAAGAGGCAATGAGCCGCTTTGGTTCCGACAAGCCGGATACCCGTTTTGGAATGGAGCTTGTCGACCTTTCTGAAACCGTCAAGGATTCAGGATTCAAGGTATTTGCATCGGCAGTCGCTAATGGCGGCCAGGTGAAGGCGATTAATGTCAAGGGAGCAGCAGCCAATTATTCTCGCAAGGATATCGATGGCCTGACTGAATTTGTAGCCGTATACGGAGCGAAAGGATTGGCATGGCTGAAATCTGAAGAGGATGGACTAAAAGGTCCAATCTCTAAATTCTTCGGGGAAGAAGAGCAGTCAGCTTTAATAGCCCAACTTGATGTGACAGCCGGCGACCTTCTATTATTTGTAGCCGATAAGAAAAATGTTGTAGCAGATGCGCTTGGTGCATTACGCGTAAAGCTTGGAAAAGAGCTCGAACTGATCGATCAGAGCAAATTTAACTTCCTTTGGGTTACAGACTGGCCTCTATTAGAGTTTGACGAGGAAGCAAATCGATATTTTGCAGCACACCATCCTTTTACGATGCCAGTTCGTGAAGAAGTTCCAATGCTTGAGAGCGATCCAGCCAATGTGAAAGCACAGGCCTATGACCTTGTCCTGAATGGCTACGAGCTCGGCGGCGGATCATTGAGGATTTTTGAAAGAGATGTACAGGAGAAAATGTTCTCTGTGCTTGGCTTTACTAAAGAACAGGCATACGAACAGTTTGGTTTCCTGCTTGAAGCATTCGAATATGGAACACCTCCACATGGTGGAATTGCACTTGGACTCGATAGAATGGTCATGCTTCTTGCCGGCAGAACCAACCTGCGCGACACGATTGCATTTCCGAAAACCGCAAGCGCCAGCGATCTATTGACAGACGCTCCTGGCGAAGTGAGCGAGGCACAGCTGGATGAATTGCATTTGTCACTAAATGTCAAAAAAGACCAATAA
- the hisS gene encoding histidine--tRNA ligase — protein sequence MSNQIKIPRGTQDILPGQTEKWQLIEAKARELCERYQYREIRTPIFEHTELFLRGVGDTTDIVQKEMYTFTDRGDRSLTLRPEGTAAAVRSFVEHKMFGNPNQPVKLYYMGPMFRYERPQAGRFRQFVQFGIEAMGSADPAIDAEVISLAMGIYQELGLKKLKLVVNSLGDKESRSAHREALVNHFKPRIGEFCGDCQNRLEKNPMRILDCKADREHELMKTAPSIIDYLTDDSSQYFNKVTKYLTELGIKFEIDANLVRGLDYYNHTAFEIMSDAEGFGAITTLCGGGRYNGLVEEIGGPETPGIGFALSIERLLAALDAEGVELPVKEEIDCYLVSLGDDAKDYTVGLLHKLRMAGFSAERDYLDRKIKAQFKAADRVRAKYVAVLGEDELKENKINLKSMADGEQTELPLESFIEKFKEICR from the coding sequence GTGTCGAATCAAATTAAAATACCAAGGGGAACACAGGACATTTTGCCAGGCCAGACTGAAAAATGGCAGCTTATCGAGGCGAAAGCAAGAGAACTTTGTGAAAGATACCAATATCGGGAGATCAGGACACCGATTTTTGAGCATACAGAATTATTCCTTCGAGGTGTTGGTGATACAACGGATATCGTTCAAAAAGAAATGTACACATTTACTGACAGAGGAGATCGCAGCCTGACTTTGCGTCCAGAGGGAACAGCAGCGGCTGTCCGCTCTTTTGTGGAACATAAAATGTTCGGTAATCCAAACCAGCCCGTAAAGCTTTATTACATGGGGCCGATGTTCCGTTACGAACGTCCTCAGGCAGGTCGATTCCGCCAATTTGTCCAGTTCGGGATAGAAGCAATGGGAAGTGCGGATCCAGCAATTGATGCTGAAGTAATTTCTCTCGCGATGGGTATTTACCAGGAATTGGGGCTGAAGAAGCTGAAGTTAGTGGTTAATAGCCTGGGAGACAAAGAGAGCCGTTCAGCGCACAGAGAAGCGCTTGTTAACCACTTCAAGCCAAGAATCGGAGAATTCTGCGGCGATTGCCAGAACCGCCTTGAAAAAAATCCGATGCGCATCCTCGATTGCAAAGCGGACCGAGAACACGAGCTGATGAAAACAGCTCCATCCATAATTGATTATTTAACAGATGATTCCTCTCAATATTTTAACAAAGTCACGAAATACTTGACAGAGCTTGGGATTAAATTTGAAATCGATGCAAATCTCGTACGCGGCCTGGATTATTACAACCACACTGCTTTTGAAATTATGAGTGATGCTGAAGGCTTCGGGGCCATAACCACGCTTTGCGGCGGCGGCAGATACAATGGCCTTGTCGAGGAAATCGGCGGTCCGGAAACACCAGGTATCGGTTTTGCCCTGAGTATCGAGAGATTGCTTGCTGCACTAGATGCGGAAGGTGTCGAACTGCCGGTCAAAGAAGAAATCGATTGCTATCTCGTTTCTCTTGGGGATGATGCAAAAGATTATACAGTTGGTCTGCTGCACAAGTTGCGGATGGCAGGATTTTCGGCAGAACGTGATTACCTGGACCGTAAAATCAAAGCTCAATTCAAGGCTGCAGACAGGGTCAGAGCGAAGTATGTAGCGGTTCTCGGTGAAGACGAGTTGAAAGAAAACAAAATCAATCTTAAGTCAATGGCAGACGGTGAGCAAACTGAACTGCCACTTGAGAGTTTTATTGAAAAATTCAAGGAAATCTGTAGATAG
- a CDS encoding SH3 domain-containing protein, which translates to MPIKKMVPIILCLILIFGNLPALKTARADNGSVSITATSLNVRNGPGLSYPVTGAVKKGDRFSIIKEQGDWIQISLGGSKQGWVAQWFTAREAAKPVVAQTPADNSGSVTVDGLRVRKGPGTSYDVIGSFNIGQAVEILSLKGSWAEVRTSALRGWVSNEYIKSKKSKTDTAKPSTSASSAGKSSGTVGATSLNVREKPSLNARRVGQLNNGAVVPVHSQSNGWAEITYEGKKAWVSSEFLKINGASAPDIASPAPADQFTGTVTASSLNVRDKNSLNGRVVGSVSKGQSFKILDEQNKWIKIEYQPGKTGWAAGWFFDTKKNGPTAAPNQTVKNSNVSMLHNGTNIRKGPSTSAPVIYRANQGDSYEIISVEKDWYKIVLPNGTTGFVAGWIVSVQGNAPQIERPGAEKHTKNKTIVIDPGHGGRDNGTTGVRGTLEKTLTLKTAQLLYEKLRAAGTNAILTRNNDQYISLGSRVSSSHYHNADAFISIHYDSINDRSVRGMTTYYYNSKQKPLGQQLHSSVVSNTMLKDRGTRFGDYHVIRENRQAAVLLELGYLSNPAEEMLVNTQQYQESVANGIFEGLARYFKNQ; encoded by the coding sequence ATGCCCATAAAGAAAATGGTTCCTATCATCCTTTGCTTGATTCTTATTTTTGGGAACCTGCCAGCTTTGAAAACAGCCAGAGCAGATAACGGAAGTGTTTCAATTACTGCCACAAGCCTGAATGTCAGGAATGGACCAGGTCTGAGTTACCCGGTTACTGGGGCGGTTAAAAAGGGAGATAGGTTTTCAATCATTAAGGAACAAGGGGACTGGATCCAGATCAGCCTAGGAGGCAGCAAACAAGGGTGGGTAGCACAGTGGTTCACTGCCAGAGAAGCTGCCAAGCCAGTTGTTGCTCAAACACCAGCTGACAATTCCGGCAGCGTGACCGTCGATGGTCTGAGAGTCCGAAAAGGCCCCGGAACCAGCTACGATGTCATAGGATCTTTTAATATTGGACAGGCTGTTGAGATTCTAAGCTTAAAAGGCAGTTGGGCGGAGGTACGGACTTCTGCTTTAAGAGGCTGGGTTTCCAATGAGTACATAAAGTCAAAAAAGAGCAAGACGGACACAGCCAAACCGTCAACCTCGGCTTCAAGTGCTGGCAAATCAAGTGGTACTGTTGGAGCAACTTCTCTGAATGTAAGGGAAAAACCATCGTTAAACGCCAGGAGAGTGGGACAATTAAACAATGGAGCTGTTGTACCAGTTCACTCTCAGTCTAATGGCTGGGCAGAAATTACATATGAAGGAAAAAAAGCCTGGGTAAGTTCGGAATTTCTGAAGATAAATGGAGCATCGGCACCAGACATTGCCTCTCCTGCACCTGCAGATCAATTCACAGGGACGGTAACAGCATCAAGCCTAAATGTCCGTGATAAAAATTCCCTCAATGGCCGTGTCGTCGGTTCTGTTTCAAAAGGACAAAGTTTTAAAATCCTTGATGAACAAAACAAATGGATCAAAATCGAATATCAGCCTGGCAAAACAGGATGGGCGGCAGGCTGGTTTTTTGACACAAAGAAAAACGGTCCCACAGCAGCACCAAACCAGACCGTCAAAAACAGTAATGTATCCATGCTGCATAATGGAACAAACATACGCAAAGGGCCAAGTACAAGTGCACCGGTCATTTACCGTGCAAATCAGGGTGACAGCTATGAAATCATCAGTGTCGAAAAAGACTGGTATAAAATTGTACTGCCTAATGGAACAACCGGCTTTGTTGCTGGGTGGATTGTTTCTGTCCAGGGAAATGCACCGCAAATAGAACGTCCTGGAGCAGAAAAGCATACAAAAAATAAAACCATTGTCATTGACCCAGGGCATGGCGGCCGGGACAATGGGACAACTGGCGTGAGAGGGACCCTGGAAAAAACACTCACTCTGAAAACGGCACAACTTCTTTATGAAAAGCTTAGAGCTGCCGGTACGAACGCCATCCTGACGAGAAACAATGATCAATATATCTCACTCGGATCAAGAGTAAGCAGCTCTCATTATCATAATGCCGACGCATTCATCAGCATTCATTACGACAGCATCAATGACAGGTCTGTCAGGGGCATGACAACTTATTATTATAATTCAAAGCAAAAACCCCTGGGCCAACAACTCCATTCATCGGTCGTCAGTAACACGATGCTAAAGGACCGAGGCACCCGCTTCGGCGACTATCACGTCATCAGGGAAAACAGACAGGCAGCCGTTCTCCTCGAACTGGGATATTTAAGTAACCCCGCAGAGGAAATGCTAGTCAACACACAGCAGTATCAAGAATCAGTAGCTAACGGAATTTTTGAAGGCCTGGCACGATATTTTAAAAATCAATAA